A window of the Bacillus sp. A301a_S52 genome harbors these coding sequences:
- a CDS encoding HPr family phosphocarrier protein gives MKLTVKKPIFAESASFFVNQASQVSGKVILKKDHWVIDAKSLLGVLALSLQPGQEIDLEMDESESSQFLKKLTEEGLFE, from the coding sequence ATGAAGTTAACAGTTAAAAAGCCTATTTTTGCTGAGTCTGCAAGCTTTTTTGTGAACCAAGCCAGTCAAGTCTCCGGAAAGGTTATTTTAAAAAAAGATCATTGGGTGATTGATGCAAAAAGTCTTTTAGGTGTTTTGGCATTGTCTCTCCAGCCGGGACAGGAAATCGATTTAGAGATGGACGAGTCAGAAAGTAGTCAATTTCTAAAAAAACTCACTGAAGAAGGCCTTTTTGAATAG
- the tenI gene encoding thiazole tautomerase TenI, whose protein sequence is MKRGLVNNEIHVISNGKMPLIQFVEKAILIDPYVDYFHLREKTTSAKDLSHCIDHMLHAGIQLDKIIVNDRVDVALTKQVKRVQLNYQSIDTTDVKRTFPTLHVGKSVHSLREAIEEEEKGADSIMFGHIFDSPSKRAVLPRGLTSLLEVTKEVTIPVIAIGGIKPDNVKETFSMGAKGIAIMSGIWESDNPLSDVKDYSRRVPHASTH, encoded by the coding sequence ATGAAGAGGGGATTAGTAAATAATGAGATTCATGTCATTTCAAATGGGAAGATGCCGTTAATCCAATTTGTGGAAAAGGCGATTTTGATTGATCCGTATGTTGATTACTTTCATTTAAGAGAAAAAACAACGTCAGCGAAGGATCTTTCTCATTGCATAGATCATATGCTACACGCGGGCATCCAGTTAGACAAGATTATTGTAAATGATCGTGTTGATGTCGCTCTGACAAAGCAAGTAAAGAGGGTTCAGCTTAATTATCAAAGTATTGATACTACGGATGTTAAGCGAACATTTCCCACTTTGCATGTAGGGAAATCTGTTCACTCATTAAGAGAAGCGATAGAAGAGGAAGAAAAAGGTGCAGATAGCATCATGTTTGGTCACATTTTTGACTCCCCATCTAAAAGAGCTGTCTTACCTCGTGGGCTCACCTCTTTACTGGAGGTAACAAAAGAAGTGACCATTCCAGTTATTGCTATTGGAGGTATTAAGCCAGATAATGTAAAAGAAACTTTTTCTATGGGGGCAAAAGGTATTGCGATCATGTCGGGGATATGGGAAAGTGATAACCCACTTTCAGATGTAAAAGATTATAGTAGGAGGGTGCCACATGCTAGTACACATTAA
- a CDS encoding thiazole synthase, with product MLLIEDGDVKVRNEDTLTIGGRKLKNRLFLGTGKYGDHRVMEEAIKYAATQVVTVAMRRVDFENEEEDIVRLIPDNIILMPNTSGARTAEEAIRIARLARASGLGNWVKIEVISDQKYLLPDNHETLKATETLVKEGFVVLPYMSPDLMAGKRMIEAGAEVVMPLGSPIGSNRGLRMKEMIQMMIDELSVPIIVDAGIGKPSEAAEAMEMGAAAVLVNTAIATAGDPIQMARAFDLAVKAGRISYLSGLGPTSIKAQASSPLTGFLD from the coding sequence ATGCTTTTAATTGAGGATGGTGATGTGAAGGTGAGGAATGAAGACACGTTAACTATTGGTGGAAGAAAACTAAAAAATCGTTTGTTTTTAGGTACGGGAAAGTATGGTGATCATCGTGTTATGGAGGAGGCGATTAAATATGCAGCTACTCAGGTTGTGACCGTAGCAATGAGACGTGTGGATTTTGAAAACGAGGAAGAGGACATCGTTAGATTAATCCCGGACAATATCATACTAATGCCTAATACGTCAGGGGCCCGAACTGCGGAAGAAGCAATAAGGATTGCAAGGCTTGCAAGAGCTTCTGGCTTAGGAAATTGGGTGAAGATTGAGGTCATTTCTGATCAGAAATATTTATTACCTGATAACCATGAGACGTTAAAGGCGACGGAAACATTAGTAAAGGAAGGATTTGTGGTCCTACCTTATATGAGTCCTGATTTGATGGCAGGTAAGAGAATGATAGAAGCGGGGGCTGAAGTTGTAATGCCATTAGGCTCTCCTATAGGTTCTAATAGAGGTCTTCGTATGAAAGAGATGATTCAAATGATGATTGATGAATTGTCAGTACCAATCATTGTTGATGCAGGCATTGGAAAACCATCAGAAGCCGCAGAGGCGATGGAAATGGGAGCTGCTGCTGTTCTTGTTAATACAGCGATAGCCACAGCAGGTGATCCCATTCAAATGGCTCGAGCGTTTGATTTAGCAGTCAAAGCAGGGAGGATAAGCTATTTATCTGGTTTAGGTCCTACCTCTATTAAAGCTCAAGCTTCGTCACCATTAACAGGTTTTTTAGATTAA
- a CDS encoding ThiF family adenylyltransferase, whose product MSNRYSRQIFFEPIGEQGQEKLKDKHVLCIGLGALGSVNAENLVRSGIGELTIVDRDYVEISNLQRQSLYDEKDVANRLPKAVAAKQRLEAINSEVTINAYVSDVGVEELAELIIGVDLIIDSCDNFETRFIINDTAIKYNIPWILGACVGSYGLSFTIIPGVTPCLNCLLDSLEIGEATSDTQGIVNSVVHMVTAYQTTEALKLLIGDQMTYRSTLASFDLWKNEHSYLHVDKLKKESCTSCGKKRVYPYLNYHFQTKVAILCGRNTVQIRPPVTVERNFDDSERILGRWGGHVSKNRHLLFCSLGKFRLVLFKDGRVLIHGTSSLLEAKTLYYQLLG is encoded by the coding sequence ATGTCAAATCGCTATTCAAGACAGATTTTTTTTGAACCAATTGGTGAGCAAGGTCAAGAAAAATTGAAAGATAAGCATGTTTTATGTATTGGTCTTGGAGCATTAGGGAGTGTTAATGCAGAAAATCTTGTGAGGAGCGGGATAGGGGAATTAACCATTGTTGATCGTGATTATGTAGAGATAAGTAACCTACAACGACAATCCCTTTATGATGAGAAAGATGTGGCTAATAGATTACCTAAGGCGGTTGCGGCGAAACAGAGATTAGAAGCCATTAATTCTGAAGTGACCATAAATGCTTATGTTTCAGATGTTGGTGTAGAGGAGTTAGCGGAATTAATCATAGGAGTAGATTTAATAATTGATAGCTGTGACAATTTTGAAACTCGCTTTATTATTAATGATACAGCGATTAAGTACAATATTCCTTGGATACTTGGCGCATGTGTTGGAAGCTATGGATTAAGTTTCACCATTATTCCTGGTGTTACACCTTGTTTAAATTGTTTACTGGACTCTCTGGAAATAGGAGAAGCTACTTCCGATACACAAGGGATTGTCAATTCAGTGGTGCATATGGTAACAGCTTATCAAACAACAGAAGCACTTAAACTATTAATTGGTGATCAGATGACTTATAGATCTACTCTTGCTTCCTTTGATTTGTGGAAAAATGAACATTCGTATTTACATGTCGACAAATTAAAGAAAGAGTCGTGTACTTCGTGTGGAAAGAAACGTGTATATCCATATTTAAACTACCATTTCCAAACAAAGGTAGCGATATTGTGTGGAAGAAATACGGTTCAAATTCGTCCCCCAGTCACGGTAGAACGAAATTTTGATGACAGTGAACGTATATTAGGGAGATGGGGAGGCCACGTTTCGAAGAATAGACACTTACTTTTTTGCTCATTAGGTAAATTTCGTTTAGTACTATTTAAAGATGGACGTGTGCTAATACATGGCACTTCTTCCTTATTAGAAGCTAAAACTCTTTATTATCAGTTGCTAGGTTAA
- a CDS encoding S9 family peptidase: MVKKRRITSFDLRDINVLSEPQFSPDGEKVVFIRQYITEYDEYISHLFIQNTSQEVAKQWTFGNGTVLNPRFSPDGNWLTFVVKHEKDQKPQLYLIAVDGGESKCITDLPGGAMQPVWSPDSSKILFATNFAKGHATVKEDTPLRDKKPHPFVVDKIKYKSDADGFFDNKHKQLALYDMADETIQFLTDDNVHHEPGHWSPDSQSITYTSNKHGEEYLLSDIYVLNIASLQHLCVTKGTGVFRHGHFSPDGQYVACLGHENEYAGATHSKLWLIELASLQRTCLTADWDVHIGDVAIGDLSSGHPSIGPIWSEDNTSIYVLASTSGNTNLFQVSLNKEIRQITSGDHHMFAFHIHEKTNKAISAVSSPTNPGELYLTNLTAGDMATFTMMNKPLLDKVYLQEPEEIVFKSRDGLNVQGWLLKPYDYKEGESYPGILQIHGGPHAMYANTFFHEFQLLVAQGYAVFYCNPRGSHGYGQAFVNACRGDYGGMDYEDIMTFTDTILVKYPWIDKERLGVAGGSYGGFMTNWITSHTHRFKAAATLRCISNWISFYGVSDIGYFFTEWEIGADFLDDPDKLWKHSPLKYVNNIETPLLIMHGEHDYRCPIDQAEQLFISLKQRGKETRFVRFPEANHELSRSGPPHLRLARLEELTNWFNTHLN, encoded by the coding sequence ATGGTTAAAAAAAGACGTATTACTTCTTTTGATTTACGAGATATTAATGTGTTAAGTGAGCCTCAATTTTCTCCCGATGGTGAAAAGGTTGTATTTATTCGTCAATATATCACCGAATATGATGAGTATATCTCTCACTTATTTATACAGAATACTTCTCAAGAAGTGGCTAAACAATGGACGTTTGGCAATGGCACTGTGTTAAATCCACGTTTTTCTCCAGACGGTAACTGGCTCACATTTGTCGTTAAACATGAAAAAGATCAAAAACCTCAACTTTATTTAATCGCTGTTGATGGTGGTGAAAGTAAATGTATTACAGACCTACCTGGCGGGGCAATGCAACCTGTATGGTCACCAGACTCTTCAAAAATTTTATTTGCTACAAACTTTGCTAAAGGGCATGCAACGGTTAAGGAAGACACTCCTTTACGAGACAAAAAACCTCACCCTTTCGTTGTGGACAAAATTAAATACAAATCGGATGCTGACGGTTTTTTCGATAATAAACATAAGCAGTTAGCTCTTTATGATATGGCAGATGAAACAATTCAATTCTTAACAGATGACAATGTTCATCATGAGCCTGGTCACTGGTCTCCAGACAGTCAATCGATCACGTATACCTCTAATAAACACGGAGAAGAGTATCTTTTATCAGATATTTATGTACTTAATATTGCTTCATTGCAACACCTCTGCGTTACTAAAGGAACCGGAGTGTTTAGGCACGGCCACTTCTCTCCCGACGGTCAATATGTAGCTTGTCTCGGGCATGAAAACGAATATGCAGGAGCTACTCACTCAAAGCTATGGCTTATTGAGCTTGCTTCATTACAGCGCACTTGTCTCACCGCCGATTGGGATGTTCATATTGGTGATGTAGCAATCGGCGACCTCAGCTCTGGACATCCTTCCATTGGACCGATATGGTCGGAAGATAATACATCGATTTATGTCCTAGCAAGTACATCAGGAAATACAAATTTATTTCAAGTTTCATTAAATAAGGAAATTAGGCAGATAACGAGTGGCGATCACCATATGTTTGCCTTTCATATCCACGAAAAAACAAATAAAGCTATATCTGCCGTCAGTTCACCTACAAATCCTGGAGAATTATATCTTACAAACTTAACTGCTGGTGATATGGCCACTTTTACAATGATGAATAAACCACTATTAGATAAAGTTTACCTACAAGAGCCTGAAGAAATAGTATTTAAAAGTCGTGATGGTTTGAATGTTCAAGGCTGGTTATTAAAGCCATATGATTATAAAGAAGGCGAAAGCTATCCAGGGATTCTTCAAATACATGGTGGTCCTCATGCTATGTATGCTAATACTTTTTTTCATGAATTTCAGCTTTTAGTAGCCCAAGGTTATGCCGTTTTCTATTGTAACCCTCGTGGAAGTCACGGTTATGGGCAAGCTTTCGTCAATGCCTGTCGCGGGGACTACGGGGGCATGGATTATGAAGATATAATGACTTTTACTGATACGATTCTTGTAAAATATCCTTGGATAGATAAAGAGCGTCTTGGTGTAGCAGGTGGTAGCTACGGTGGCTTTATGACAAATTGGATAACGAGCCATACTCACCGCTTTAAAGCTGCCGCTACTCTCCGTTGTATTTCTAATTGGATCAGTTTCTATGGAGTGAGTGACATAGGCTATTTCTTTACTGAGTGGGAAATTGGAGCTGACTTTCTTGATGATCCTGATAAACTGTGGAAGCATTCCCCGTTAAAGTATGTCAATAATATTGAAACACCATTATTAATAATGCATGGCGAACACGATTATCGTTGTCCGATAGATCAAGCGGAGCAACTATTCATATCATTAAAGCAACGTGGAAAGGAGACGAGGTTTGTAAGATTTCCTGAGGCCAATCATGAATTATCTCGCAGTGGCCCTCCGCATTTACGATTGGCACGGCTAGAGGAGCTTACGAATTGGTTCAACACACATTTAAACTAA
- a CDS encoding flagellin — translation MLRHIGMMQRFTLRYMNFHQGQVLKHMEKLSSGQRINRAADDAAGLAISEKMRAKIRGGQQAQRNVLDGVSLVRTAEGSLHEQHAILQRLRELSVQSANGTYSTEERNSMQLEVDQLIDEMSALRERTEYNRKSLLKGGTATLQIGANRKQSLTLQLPDTHVNILGISDMNVLTPEGANTAISLLDVAIMALSRDRSRLGAYDNRLAHTYRHLTNYELTMTAAESRIRDADMAKEMMGVVKHRVLNQAGMAMFLHTHQQKNLVLRLLGS, via the coding sequence ATGTTAAGACATATTGGCATGATGCAGCGATTTACGTTAAGATATATGAATTTTCACCAAGGTCAAGTACTAAAACATATGGAAAAGTTATCATCGGGGCAACGAATTAATCGAGCAGCTGATGATGCTGCTGGTTTAGCAATTTCAGAAAAAATGCGAGCCAAAATTAGAGGGGGACAACAGGCACAGAGAAATGTGCTTGATGGTGTGTCATTAGTTAGAACAGCAGAAGGATCACTTCATGAACAGCATGCTATTCTTCAACGATTGCGCGAGCTGAGTGTACAATCAGCTAATGGCACATATTCCACTGAAGAAAGAAACTCAATGCAGCTGGAGGTAGATCAGTTAATCGATGAAATGAGTGCTTTAAGAGAACGCACAGAGTATAATAGAAAATCGCTTCTTAAAGGGGGAACTGCCACATTGCAGATCGGAGCTAACAGAAAACAATCATTAACACTTCAGCTACCTGACACTCATGTGAACATCCTTGGTATTAGTGACATGAATGTATTAACACCAGAAGGAGCAAACACGGCTATATCCCTTCTAGATGTAGCTATAATGGCATTATCACGTGACCGGTCACGACTTGGTGCCTATGACAATCGCTTAGCTCATACTTATCGTCATTTAACGAATTATGAATTGACGATGACAGCAGCGGAATCTCGCATTAGGGACGCGGATATGGCGAAAGAAATGATGGGGGTGGTCAAACATCGCGTTCTTAATCAAGCTGGGATGGCGATGTTTCTTCATACTCATCAGCAAAAAAATCTTGTTTTACGATTGTTGGGAAGTTAA
- the thiH gene encoding 2-iminoacetate synthase ThiH, protein MFFTVCTVKLAHIYIELEGRRHIVSFYEKLKHLKELPIADHLAAVSPGEVESVLTKSKIDEHDYLKLLSPAAETYLEVMAQKAHQLTVQHFGKTMLLFQPLYLSDHCVNICKYCSFSVDNSFPRRRLTMDEVRKEAEIISGRGIQHIILLSGESRNHSSVEYLIESMSVLKEYFASISVEVQPMDTLDYQRLVKAGIDGVTVYQEVYNEKVYSDIHTAGPKRDFRYRLQTPERAAAAGMRTVNIGALLGLDEWRKECFITGLHAAYLQQTFPETEVSLSFPRLRPHAGSYKPKVMITDKHLVQAIVAARLFLPRAGITLSTRERATLRNNLIPLGITKMSAESSTVVGGYSEPEVTQSQFDISDERSVKEVKEHLHQVNYSPVMKDWQFI, encoded by the coding sequence ATGTTTTTTACAGTGTGTACCGTGAAGTTGGCTCATATATATATAGAATTAGAAGGGAGGAGACATATCGTGAGTTTTTATGAAAAGCTAAAACATCTAAAAGAGTTGCCTATCGCTGATCACCTTGCAGCAGTATCTCCTGGTGAGGTTGAGTCGGTGTTAACTAAATCAAAGATAGATGAACATGATTATTTAAAACTTCTATCTCCTGCGGCAGAAACCTACTTAGAAGTTATGGCTCAGAAAGCCCATCAGTTAACTGTTCAGCATTTTGGTAAAACAATGTTGCTTTTTCAGCCATTATATTTGTCTGATCATTGTGTTAATATTTGTAAATATTGTAGTTTTAGTGTAGACAATTCTTTTCCTCGAAGACGTCTGACGATGGATGAAGTAAGAAAAGAAGCTGAGATCATCTCCGGTAGGGGGATTCAACACATTATTTTATTATCTGGAGAGTCTCGTAATCATTCTTCAGTGGAATATTTAATAGAAAGTATGTCGGTGTTAAAAGAATATTTTGCGTCTATTTCTGTTGAAGTTCAACCGATGGACACGTTAGATTATCAGAGATTAGTGAAAGCAGGGATAGATGGTGTTACCGTTTATCAAGAAGTTTATAATGAGAAGGTTTACAGTGATATTCATACAGCTGGACCAAAAAGAGATTTCCGTTATCGTTTGCAAACACCTGAACGGGCAGCCGCTGCTGGTATGAGAACAGTCAATATTGGTGCTTTACTTGGGCTTGATGAGTGGCGAAAAGAGTGCTTTATAACTGGACTCCATGCAGCATACCTTCAACAAACCTTCCCTGAAACGGAAGTAAGTCTCTCATTTCCAAGGCTTCGTCCTCATGCAGGAAGCTATAAGCCTAAAGTGATGATTACCGACAAACATTTAGTGCAAGCAATTGTTGCGGCACGCTTGTTTTTACCGAGAGCTGGCATAACCCTGTCCACAAGGGAGCGAGCAACTTTGCGCAATAATTTGATTCCACTTGGGATTACGAAAATGTCAGCAGAGTCATCGACAGTTGTAGGCGGTTATTCTGAGCCAGAGGTTACACAAAGTCAATTTGATATATCCGATGAACGGTCTGTAAAAGAAGTCAAAGAACACTTACATCAGGTTAATTACTCGCCTGTTATGAAAGATTGGCAGTTTATATGA
- the thiS gene encoding sulfur carrier protein ThiS has protein sequence MLVHINGKEEELPRGMTAEELLNYLQLSNKQVVIELNRSILTTNERETTVIAEQDVIEIVQFVGGG, from the coding sequence ATGCTAGTACACATTAATGGAAAAGAAGAAGAACTGCCACGAGGCATGACGGCAGAAGAACTACTTAATTATCTTCAATTAAGTAATAAACAAGTTGTCATTGAACTAAACCGATCAATATTGACTACAAATGAACGTGAGACAACAGTTATTGCGGAGCAAGATGTGATAGAGATTGTGCAATTCGTTGGTGGGGGTTAA
- a CDS encoding CoA pyrophosphatase has protein sequence MHRISQSVRDHFKQKKAKLLDMNNFVSAAIIVPFIERNNELHLVFQIRSQHVSQPGEICFPGGKVEDGDASLEDTAVRELSEELGIGENDVTIMGELDYIVTPFRLIVYPFSGIISSEATFQVSEKEVEDIIIAPVSELLVLPREEHQIKLNITPDDSFPYHLIPGGKKYKWRTSYMTEHFYSYHDHIIWGLTARILTHVLDELKEAKK, from the coding sequence ATGCACCGTATCTCCCAGTCAGTAAGAGATCATTTTAAACAAAAGAAAGCAAAGCTATTAGACATGAATAATTTTGTTTCGGCTGCTATTATAGTCCCGTTTATTGAACGAAACAATGAGCTACATCTTGTATTTCAAATTCGTTCACAACATGTTTCTCAGCCAGGGGAAATTTGTTTTCCTGGAGGAAAAGTAGAAGATGGTGATGCCTCACTTGAAGATACGGCTGTGAGAGAGTTATCCGAAGAGTTAGGAATCGGAGAAAATGATGTGACTATAATGGGAGAACTTGACTATATCGTCACACCTTTTAGATTAATCGTTTACCCTTTTTCAGGCATTATTTCTTCTGAAGCAACCTTCCAAGTGAGTGAAAAAGAAGTGGAGGATATTATTATAGCACCTGTAAGTGAATTACTAGTACTGCCACGAGAAGAGCACCAAATAAAATTAAATATAACGCCTGATGACAGCTTTCCCTATCACCTTATTCCAGGAGGAAAAAAATACAAATGGCGTACAAGTTATATGACAGAACATTTTTATAGCTATCACGACCATATCATTTGGGGATTGACTGCGAGAATATTAACACATGTACTTGATGAGTTAAAAGAAGCTAAAAAATAA